A segment of the Vitis riparia cultivar Riparia Gloire de Montpellier isolate 1030 unplaced genomic scaffold, EGFV_Vit.rip_1.0 scaffold593_pilon_pilon, whole genome shotgun sequence genome:
atgaggagaCGAATTGCATATTTAGGAATGGGTGGCTCCTGTGAAAACAAATATGAAGTTGGTGGGAGTTGTCATGTGAGGAGGTGGTGAGGTCACACATTTTTTAGAGGTTCTCTGGAAGTCTCTAGAGGGGATGATCTGGTGTGAAGAACACGTGAACATGGGAACATGCACACCATGTCTAAGAATGAATGACAGTTGGAGTTCCAATGACTTCTAATGCTGGTATAAAAAGGAGCCACAACACCGACAGGAGGACTCTTGGGCGTTTTCTTGAATTCTGCattgaaaaggcaagttcatAACTGTCGGCGTAGTTCACCACTGTCGAAGCTTGCTTGTTTGTCTATGGAGTTAATCATTGCCGAAGTAGTCCACTACCGTTGAAGCTTGCTGGTTCGTCAGAAAAGTTCATCATTGCCGGAGTAGTTCGCCACCATTGAAGCCCACTGGTTCGTTTATAGATATTCATCACAACCATTAGAGTTCATAATCATCAGAAAGCAACATTCATCACATCCATGGTGGTCCACCGACAGTGATGAGAAAGGATCATCAGATACCCATTTTTGGAGCTTCAAGATGTTCATACTCAAGGATGGAATCACCATTTTCCTTTGGATATTCATTTTTCTGAGAGAACAAGAGATCACAACCGTTTTGGAATTCTTGAGAATTCTTGGCGAGATTGTCCTGATTCTGCATTGCGCTTACTTTGGTTTTGCTTTTAGTGGAGTTCGTTGTTGCCATAGATCTGCCAGAGTCGTCGCCTGCTCTGGCGCCTGAAAGCAATGCCGACGATGTTACTCCATCGCCATATGCATTGTCTCCACCATTTTCGCCAACCGCTCATTCGCCATCTCCATATTTTAGATCGCCGTCGACGTCACCACTGGCATTGGAATCTTCTCCGTTGCCTTTGCTTGACTCATTTCCAGTGCCAACGCCCTCTCCTACACCCTCTTTGTTTAATGCTAGGAATGTTCGGCACACGAGTACTGAGAACATAGCTGGAGATAAGAGAGAGTCATCCAGTGGACTCAAAGGTGGACGGAAGGCTGAGTTAGCACTTGGAGTCATCACCAATGTTGCTATGCTGGGATTAGTCTGTTTGGTGTATAAGAAATGGAAAGGCAACATCCAATGATCCCGATACAACTATTCACCATGGGAAAAGAAGAAGAGTCTTTGTTCGTCAATCTTGGTGAGCTGCAGGAGTGTTCATTGGTTTTCCGGTGAAGCGTGTGTTACAATGTAGATGCGCCATTGTGTGGCAGTACAGGATAAGGCCCCTGCAACTTCCAACTCGGTCACTCTAATCAACGACTGATATTGCAATTACCAGGATTCGGTCACTTACCAAACAAGACACAGGCTGCATCCTTGAGATAACCTCCAAGTAAGCCACACATATATCACTTCCCATACCCACATGcattaaaaaaggaaacaaaatattccataGGAGTGGGCTgccatataaataaaaatataagaatagagaaagaaaatccACAGTTTACTTCCAGAAGGACTAACACGCATGAGAGAGCTCTCTCCACAGCATAGGTTAGTTTTCAATAGAGCATTTTTTAGCTTAGATTTTTAGTTCAttggtttaattaattcttaatgataattttttttttcaatctcaaTTCGCACAATTTTTATtcatctcttggattagatgttttttttgtgattgtggttcattagtttaaataattgtaaagcttatgtttttagttccatgctaatttatttttaatctatttgttAGTTTAAACGTGTTTGAGATTTTAATccaatagtttaattaattctttgtgataaagtttatatttttcctaaccctaaattaatttagttttaatccatcttttagtttaagtgtgtcaatgattttaattcattagtttaaataatcatgtcaAATAAAGTCCGTGTcattaattccaattagtttagtCTTAATTCAttctttagttttgattcattattattttaatttattagttttattaatCTTATTAGATAAAGTTCAATTTCAATTTAGATTAGTCTTAATTTATTCCATGATGTGaatgtgtttgtgattttaattcaattgtttgattaaacCTCTTAGataaatttcatcattttagtcCAGATTCagttttaatttacttatttatttatttgtttaagtttAAATGTGTTTGTAATCTTAATTCGACAGTTTAGTGAATCTTATTAGATGAAGTTGacgtttttaattccaatttaatttagtattaatttattttttagtttagtttagtttgaatgtgtttgtgtgtttatgATTtcgttaattttgattttaatccctttatattcaattttgtagTTGGTTAtgattttagttaattaatttagtttatcacatgttattattttcatgttttaagaaTGGTAATTTCGGCtttgattcattaatatttagtatgagttttttggaattttggctAATCAATCTAGTTAATTACAtgttattgttttcatattttcaagtttgctaaactttggtttttgatttatcatattttgttagaGTGTTAATTTACTTTAATTGATCCTATGTTATTATCTCCGTATGTTAAGTTTGTTCGGTTTTAATCCTtggttggtttttattttaattcatgcaCTTCTTGAAATCTAGATGTCAGTTTTGGTTAATATTTtggttagtttatttaatttggaagTCATTAGTTTGATGTTTTAGTGACTGTTGGTCAAATCCCTTTTTTTGTAAGGCCACTAGAAACCTATGAAGGTTGACCCTACTCTCCCCACTTTAGTCGGCTTAGttgtctaaaatttttattttatgattttattttcttttgggttgCCTATGTTTGATCCTTAAGTATTGTTGTTTGCGAATAATgtctttccttttaaaaaacaaatcttTTCCCAAAATGTACCtcattaaaatcttttttaaaaattcatttagactccttagaatcaaaatctcattttcttaaataatatgcaaccatgttttgatcggttcacatctttctcaattttcaataaaaaaaactacgattttgagtaagacatgaatccaagcttgtggtcccaaataaatagGATAGTTCTAGCCTAgattcgtgtatatcaattggggaattggtgaaacccctacataagaaaatctttttaaaactcATCTTTGCTGCCACCTTTGTTACTTGTTGTAATCaaatctatctatttttttaggaatcatATACAAGATGAAGGTGATAATTGATTATTTCGTATTCCTTGATCATTTTTGTTATGCTAATTGATAACAaacatgctaggatttctttatattattataactaTGATCTAACCAGCTTTGTTTTATGGAAGCGCATTAtaagttatctatgctatccaggtactcCCTCTATCAcccattttctaaattttgtcaatatGCTTGTCACTATGAACTACGTGTATGTTTGATAGGGCTTAGgtgtcttgatatttgtttcattgttcgATTATTTCTAACAAAGCGCATGCTGGATGATATactatttgaactaactttgatgtcttgtgataacGCTTAAGAAGCAGTTTAAGTACGCACCCaaaatcttctttatgattgtgattggttttcttgttaggcaagctattttttgaaatcacccagcctacctaggtatccatgatcaaccatttaattgccacatgtccctcaacttagtcagtagagacctctttaaggcttagaggggtgctacctctttgaggtaccttcccaataagtaacttgatccccggacctagattTGGGTTTatcaaagacacgcttttccaaaaactatggagtcacttctttaggtttttctttcttattttattttcactttcaaaaataaaataaaataagtggcgactccgacttttccaaaaactaattttcaccataaaaaaaaaaaaagcgagtCTCATTGATTGAGTGGGGAGCACgtgaaaaatacgggtccataaattggcgactccactagagattttgaggatcaagcttgtacactagttgaggaaaatgtggagTTTAATTGGTCAATTAGAGGGTACCTCatttttttaggcaaggtgatttaGTTTGCTTGCTTGAttggtttgctatcttaacatgtctTTATACTTGTTTATCTTGCAAGATCACTTGATTGCTTGCTCACCTCAGCATggttcactctcacatatgttaCATAGGACTTTGTTTGTATGATATCTATCTGTTTGTTATGATTGCTTGTTACATGACAACCCTCACTCCTGCATGATTATATGATTGCTTGTCTCTATTtactatctcactttagatcttaggtttttcagatgcacccacatccttcactatgcattttaaattatccctgagtgttgagagatggaAGAGCCTTCACCgttaggaaaccccctgggaaagcgaggaagtgcatgtgtggaggtgataaccaccttgcatggaagttccccgtctccttggaggcgtgcagagggttgcgtactgttggagggtacgatcgcttctgctagagatcctttaacccacccattttatcttatagagccaCTTCAACCTTATATGTTAAACTAGACctaattaagatttcattcctacacaTAGGTGCATCTGTAGACAGTTGCCTTGGTCATAATTGGGTTCAGTTATCCCCTCCATAGTCTCATTTTGGTGTGATCAGAGATGGGTATCAGATCGAGTACACTTGGGCTATATTTCTACGCACTTATCAGTTAATTCCTATAGAGTCACCTTCGTACTACACCTTATCCAGTGTTTCTATATTTGTAGGAGGGTTTACCATATCCAATATGGGTTCGCCTTTGTGGATTAGAATTGGAGGTAGATTAACTAGAGTATCAGATCAATCAAACCAGAGATCAGATCAGGGGGATATGGACTCACAGATAGTTACCGTTGACCAGTTTGTTATGGCCATGCCTTCAATTCAGGAAGTTTTAACTAGTCTTGGTCAGAAGATAGATGGGTAGCAGGCCCAACAGGTCCCAGTTCAAAGAGTGCCCAGTTTGATACTACAGTACCACTACCCCTTCCACCCAATCAGTCAGCACCACAACCTATACATTTCACTCTACATAGTCAGACCGAGGTTACCCCGCCTTTTATCATATTGCCAATCCCGACCTTAGAGGATCCACATGCATGTATGAATAGACTCGAGCAGAGGTTGAGGCAGATGAGGGCTTCAGACGGAGatattacttgggaggattttgatggagcactaGTGGCCAGTTATTGGGCAAGTTTAGAATGCCTGAGATAGAGAGATACACGAGCCTAGGTTGCCCTCGCATCCATTTGAGAGTCTATAGTATGATTATGAGGGCCCACGGACTAGATGAAGTCTAGTTGGTTATGCTCTTCCCTATGTCCCTGAGTGGTGCGGCACAACGTTGGTTCGCTTCATTGGATGTATCACGCCGTAGGAATTAGTATGATTTGGCCCAAGAGTTCTTGACACAATTTGCATTTAATATCGTCATTGATGTTTCGAGAGAAGAGTTAGAGGCTTTGAGACAGAGGCTAGATGAGTCAGTCATCTCATTTATCTCCTGGTAGAGAGAGAAGATTTCACAGATTATTGATCATCCTTCAGAGAAGAAGCAGATTAGTATGATCATGAGGAGCTTACAACCTAACTTTGCTAGGCATTTGATGAGATTTCCTCATATAAATTTTGGATCATTAGTATAGGCCTTACATGGTATGGAAGAGGGCATAGCTAGAGGATTATGGCCTAAGTCTTTCCCTACTGActctaaggggaagaagccttcAGGAGGACATAGATCAGGAGATGTTGGTGCTATCAGTTCAGCAGGGATGAGACCTCCTAGAGGTTATCAGACAATTGAGTAGACTTTTGGATTCTAATCCCCACCCTTACCTCATGTGCAATATAGGCCACATGTTCCCTATAGACCCATGAATCCTACTTATCTACATCCAATCTCATAGCTTGTTTTTGCTCCATATGTCACAGAGAGAGCTTCTACATTATACCCTCGACCCTGAGCCCCACAAACTACTATTCCTTTTGTACAAAGGTTGATGTGACAATTCTCCCAGCTGGGTATGCCTTTGAGCCGAGCTTTTCAGAAGATTATGGAGGGTGGTTTGTTGACTTAACTAGCTCCCAGGCTTTTACCCCAGCCCATGCCACCTTGCTTCGAGATGGATTTACATTGTTCCTACCATTAGGGTCTAGGGCATGACACAGACCATTGCACTGCTTTGAGACATGCAATACAAGACTTGATAGACCAGGGTTTGGTTAACTTGGGGCAACCAAGTGTGACCACTAACTCTCTTCCTGCCCATTCTATATATGTAATGCCTCCACCTCTAGGAGATTTTCATCACATAGACCTTATAGAGGATAGCAGTATACAtatgttgagttgggatgacAGATTACCCGAGCCAATTGTTTTGCATGACAGTAGTGAGGTTGATGGGGTTTTCATTGGGTCCTCAGGTTTCCACACCCTTCAGTTTGATCTCAAAGGAGACGCCGTTCCAGTTGACTCATTCTACACTTTTGGTTGTCAGACGCCAGGATACCTTTGTCTCGTTCACTTTGTGGCCAAAGGATGATGATTTAGATAGGAGAGATATACAGATTATGACTCGTAGTGGGAGGATAACTCAGCCGCCACCACTAGCATTCAGGCCATTGAGGGTGCAGCCTCTCACGAGGAGGTTaagagagaggatgatgaggtTTTGAGACAATTatagagcactcaggctcgtatttctatttggagtttattagcatcatccagtactcatagagatgctttgattcgAGCCTTGAATCAGATCAGGGTAGAGACTACCACCACTCCAGAGgggttgattcatatgatgacaaCTGGTAGGGCCACTTACATTGtgtttttagatgaaaatttgcCACCTGAGGATTTAGACCACGTACGCCCTCTATACATCACAGTTAGTTGTTCAGGCCATAGAGTTCCATCTGTCCTATTGGACAACGACTCAGCCCTGAACGTCTGTCATTTAGCCACTACTATAACCCTTGGTTTCGCACCTTTAGATTTTGGTCCTTCTACTCAGACAGTCAGAGCATATAATAGCACTAAAAGAGAGGTTATGGGTACCTTGGTGATTGATTTACAGATTGGTCTAGCCATATTTTCTACTTTGTtctaggttttgaggattcctacatcatTTAACCTGCTACTAGGTCGACCTTGGATTCATAGAGTTGgagctattccttcttcccttcagtAGAAGttgaagttcattcatgatggaCAGGTCATCACGGTATAGTCTACCAGAGATATGTTTTCCTCTTCCAAGCCAGTACTTCAAATCAATTATAGTGAGGATGACCTATTTCTGACTAggtttacttttgatgagatacagactcttgagattgaggatttttgtAGAGATTTTATAGCTATGTCATTTGATTAGCATAGTAGCACAGTGGTTCTTGACATAATGAAGGGTATGTCTTTTCTACTTGGCATGGGATTAGGACTACGTCAGTAGGGACCCAGTGAGTTTATAGCTGCTATTGACCATGATACAATATTTGGACTTGGGTTCATTCTTATTGAGGCCGATTACCGATACATGGCATTACTGGGCAAGAAGAGAGTGAGGGTCTGTCTGTCtcacacaccatttgattatctTATTCGACCCTATAGGATGAGTTTGGCCGACTACTTTGTTAGAGGATAAAAGATTCGATCTTAACTAGAGGAGATTGATAGTGTGGTTCAAACAGGTAGAGAGATTGAGCTTCAACATTTGTTTCACCAGTTACATTTGAGTGATGGGGCTCTTGACACTTCTGTTTCTATGGTGATTACTCCCCCGTCTCTAGATCGAGCTAGTTTGTTGTCCCTATGCTTCCCATATGAGGTCATTGATGATGGAGTGGTTGTTGATCCCACtgagatgattgatggagttgTTCCCTATGATGAGTATCGAGatgagatgaagatgatgaCCATGAGTCAGATTACCAGCATTGTTCAGCTTCAACCTGTTTCaccatttgatatgtttggggTGTCTACCATTGAGGTTGTTGAGGAAACCCAAACTATTCTTGTTCCAGAGCTTTTAAAGGATGATGGTAGTTTGTTTGAGGGCACTGTTAGCCCAGTTGAGGGAGCATCCGACCTTGTGGACCCATCcattttctttgatgttttatcgggatttaTCTTCCGTTTTGACGATGTTTCtattgcttcatttatggatttgagtatttttttagtattcacCTTTCTCTTGTCATAGTATCTCTATATCTGTACCCCATTCACCCATTCcatagatatttgatatagatgatgagattgcacaaccCAATTCAGATAGAGACTCTTTTGATCATGACTCTGATCCCATAGATGAGAAAGTTTCACCTGCTACAGGGGATGTTGAGACTATTGATTTTAGCACAGAGGACCAACCTAAagagctgaagattggttcaccccTATCTACAGACGAGAGAcatagacttattcatttactcaggtcatacttggatgtctttgcatggtcttatgaggacatggtTGGTCTCGATCCCTCTATAGTCCAACACCACTTACCTATCCTGCCAAATGCAAGaccagttaagcagaaattgaggcgATTGCACCCACGTTGGAGTCTAAAGGTGAAAGAGAGATTCAAAATCAACTCAGTGTTGGATTTATaacagtggttgagtatccaaaGTGGTTGCCTAACGTCGTTCCTGTTCCtaaaaaggatggcaaagttagagtttgtgttgacTTTATAGACCTTAATAAAGCCAACATTAAAGATGacttttctttccctcatatTGATTTATTGGTCGATAGCACCATAGGCCATTCAATATTATCTTTCATGGACGAgttttcagggtataatcaaattttgatggccctagaggatatggagaagacaactTTTATTACTGAATGAGGTACCTACTATTACagggttatgccatttgggttgaagaatgcatgagccacttatcagagggtcactactactttgtttcatgacatgatgcataaggatgttgaagtttatgtggatgatatgattgtgaaatctcGAGGCTGAGCAGATCACCTAGCAGCTCTAGAgaaattctttgagaggattcaGAAATTCAGATTGAGGccaaatcccaagaagtgcacctttggagtgacttctaggAAATCGCTAAGGCATATGGTCAACgagagaggcatagaggttGACCCAAATAagatcaaagccatacttgacatgcttGTGCCaaagactgagaaagagattgAGGGTTTTCTGGGCAGGTTACAGTACATCAATCGATTCATAGCCAGATTGAtagacatatgtgagcccatcttTCGTCTTTTGAGGAAGAACCAACCAatagtttggaatgatgatttcCAGCTTGTATTTGAGAAGATTAAGGAGTATTTGCTTTTTCCTCCCGTTTTAGTGTCTCCCATGCCAAAATGTCCACTTCTTCTGTATTTGTCAATTTTAGACATGGCCTTGGGATGTATGTTAGCTCAACTTGATGACTCAAGGAAGGAACAAGCTATTtactatctgagtaagaggatgctggagtatgagatgagataaGTTATGGTTGAGCGCCTTTGCTTGGCACTAGTTTAGGCTACtaggagattgaggcattacatgacagagtattcAATGCACTTGATATCCACTTGGATCCGTTGAGATACCTATTTGACAAGCTTGCATTGATTGGTAGACTAATGAGATGGCTCGTACTTTTGACAGAGTTCAATATTCAGTATGTTACTCAGAATTCTATTAAGGGAAGTATTATCTCTGACCACTTAGCCTCACTACCGACATCTGAGGATagaccagttgatgatgattttctagATGAGGAGTTTTTCGCTAAGACTAGCTTAACATGATGGTGCATGTACTTCGATGGTGCAACCAATCAGTCAGGGTACGAGATAGGTGTTCTATTGGTATCTcctcagggtgatcatattccaAGGTCCATTCATTTGACATTCTTTGATCGACATCCAATCACGAATAATATAGTTGAGTATGAAGCTTATATCCTTGGTTTAGACACCTCATTGGAGCTTggcattagacagatggaggtatttggtgactcTAATTCGATACTCAGACAAATTCAGGGAGATTGGAAAACTAGGGATGCAAAGCTTAGGTCGTATCACGCTTATTTAGAGttactggttgggagatttgatgacttgagatatgttcatctGCCTAGAGCGAAGAACCAGTTTGTTGACGCCTTAGCTATAATAGCATATTCTGTAGACATTCCGATTGATGTGGTTGTACGTCCATTGCTGATTGAGTTGAGGTCTACACCCGCTTACTATTGTCTGATTGGAGACACAGAGGTCCAAgatgatctaccttggtatcatgacatttatcagtttTTCAGATCTGGCACATACCCTGAGGTAGCCACGACCAAGGATCGGAGAGCATTGAGGCAGttagccactagatttgtgatttgtggatATACCTTATATAGGTGATCAGTTGATGGTATGCTTCTATTGTGTTTAGATCGAGATTCCGTAGACCGtatgatgagagaggttcatgcaagAGTTTATGGTCCACACATGGGAGGAAACATGTTAGcccgtaagattatgaggatAGGTTATTTCTGGTTAACTATGAAGACAGATTGTTGTTAGTTTGTTCAGAAATTCCTAGAGTGTTAGATTCATGGTGACCTAATTCATGCACCGCCATTAGAGTTACATGCTTTGACctcaccatggccattttcagtgTGGGGTATTGATGttattgggaagatttcaccaaaatcttccaatggtcatgagttcatcctagttgccatagattatttcaccaagtgggtggaggcttCATCATATGCAAGGTTGACGTCTGCTAGAGTTACCAGTTTCATTAGGTCACACATTATTTTCCTCTAAGGggttcctcatgagttgattttagATAGAGGTGTACACTTCTGAGCTGAGGTAGATACTTTGTTACAAAGGTATAACATCCAACATCACAGTTCATCTACATACAAGCCGCAAACTAATGGGGCAGTGGAGCAGcaaataagaacattaagaggattttgaggaagatggtgAGACTTCTCAagattggtcagagaaactcctttttgcattgtgggcatacCGTACCTCTTTTCACACCTCTATAAGAGTTAACCTTACTCTTTTatgtatggtatggaggttgtTTTGCCGGTCAAAACATAGATAAGTTCATAGAGAGTAATCCTTGAGCAACAGATTTATGAGACAaagtgggctcaggctcgattagatcagcttaaccttttaaatgagaggagattgagagtaGTGGATTATGTTCAAGCCTATCAGAGAAAGATGGATCGTGCCTTTAGGAAACGAGTTAAGCTTAGACCATTATAGAAAGGGGATTTGGTTTTGAGAATTCTCAGAGGTTTGGTTGGAGACCCTAGAGGAAAGTTCAAACCTAATTGGAGTGGGTcttatgttattcgagagttgactccagaaggggctgcatggttgatcgacttagatggaaaccagttttcagagcctaccaatgtggatcaacTGAAGAAGTATTACATTTGAGATCATGGTCGTAGGATGGATGGTCATAAT
Coding sequences within it:
- the LOC117910094 gene encoding uncharacterized protein LOC117910094, whose translation is MYFDGATNQSGYEIGVLLVSPQGDHIPRSIHLTFFDRHPITNNIVEYEAYILGLDTSLELGIRQMEVFGDSNSILRQIQGDWKTRDAKLRSYHAYLELLVGRFDDLRYVHLPRAKNQFVDALAIIAYSVDIPIDVVVRPLLIELRSTPAYYCLIGDTEVQDDLPWYHDIYQFFRSGTYPEVATTKDRRALRQLATRFVICGYTLYR
- the LOC117910093 gene encoding proline-rich receptor-like protein kinase PERK1, whose protein sequence is MTVGVPMTSNAGIKRSHNTDRRTLGRFLEFCIEKSTTVEACWFVRKVHHCRSSSPPLKPTVEFVVAIDLPESSPALAPESNADDVTPSPYALSPPFSPTAHSPSPYFRSPSTSPLALESSPLPLLDSFPVPTPSPTPSLFNARNVRHTSTENIAGDKRESSSGLKGGRKAELALGVITNVAMLGLVCLVYKKWKGNIQ